The DNA sequence TTTTCCTGTATTGAGTAGTTTTTGGAACTTAAGTACTAGCAATAGTCAGAATTTAGTTTGCTATGAAACGCAAGAAGATTTTAAACCATGTTTTTTAAAGAacagttttgaattttatcgataatcgaacTAAAGTATCGACAGAGCTGCAGGTTTCCCGTTCCTCACGCTAGAAGAACATGTGGCGTACATTCTCAATCATATGTTTTGACATGCGATCCAAACTGCGtgctttatttgtttaattatataaaggTGACTCTTTATATGCCTAGAATACTTTAAGTTAAGTCTTATAATTGCTTATAAACGTGTaactaattttgtaatttcgtaaaatgttaaaataaaagctACAAGGTTATGTTTACGAACATGTTTATACTAACCTCAAAAGTCGTGAAAGTATTACTTTTAAGTTTGATTTCTTTATTGTGAGTGATACACAGTACTCTCAACAAAACTTTCTAATCTCCAATTTATATTTGGTAAGTGAATTTAATgctacaataaatttatatgcaTGATAGTTACTGTACGATAAACCTAACCTATAGCGTATAcactttctttatttcctcTGCGTATTTATGATTTGTATGTTGTAGAGGCTGTTTGATTATGAATCCTGATCAGCAACAAAAGATTTTAAAGATTGAAACGTTTATCAATGATGTATTGAAAGAAGACCTTGCTAAATTAGAGAAGAAGCTTGACGATAAGAATGCAGACATTGctgaatttattcaattaaaatccaTAATTGAGACTCTTCAGAGCAatgaattcgataaaaatggcTTTAAAACGCAAGTAGACATTGGGCAGAACTTCTTCATCGAAGCCCAGGTTCCCGATGCATCCACTATTCTTTTAGATGTTGGTTTAGGCCATTACGTGGAATTTTTGCTCAATGATGCTATAACTATCATTAATGTGAGAATTAAACTGTTGGAACAGCAAATTGTACACTTTCGCAAACAAATAGCAATGACAAATTCTCACATTAAACTACTTCTCCTCACTATACAATGCTTGTAGTAGTCTAACACTGTATATATTGTCTTTCTCTAAATGTCTGTACATATGGAAACACTGTGAATAAATGTTACCTGtcttttgatttttgttgttttattgttttctgCGTTGGCGGTTGCTAAGCATAATTCATTCGGTAATCTAATTTAATGGAAATCGTTGTCTGTGCTCCATTAATTTACCACTGCGAACGGCGGGCTTTTGTTTCCTCGTTAAGCGCAATTGCGTGAATTTACGAGGACCTTGTGCTTTGCTTATAAGTGATAGAGGTCAATCGCAAACGGATCAGTACGTTCCTCGCAACAAGCTGTTTTCTCATTTTCGCGACGCCTTCTCCCTTGAAGCGTTCCTTTAATGTCGGATTGGCGTAGCATCCCATGCGTGGAAAGACACAAAGAGTTTCTGGAGAAACTTATCGCGGCCTTGATCGATTGCACGTTCCAAAGTGTGTCTCGTGATAATCCTGTATCGAGATGGAGGGAACCAGGTCACTTGCGGGACATCATAAATTTCGATTTGGAGGACGGGCCACGGAGCCAGGATAGTCTGCTGGAAATAGCAAATAAAGTTTTCAAATACAGCGTTAAAACTGGCCATCCCTACTTCATGAATCAGTTGTTCTCTGGGTGAGACGATCAATGCACGAATTTGATTTTGGGAACAATCGCAAGCTTCGCATGTTTCTTTctacgaatttatttgatgGAAATTTTAAGTGCGATAGAAGATAAGAACAGTTTTTCAAATGCCACCTGAATTACCCTTTAAATAGACGCGCATTTGGCcgcgaaactttaaaaaaaaaaatctgtcaattaatatttaggaAAACAGTCATTATGCCTCACAATGCCTCTGAAactaataatacttttaattaacgaacagACATATGAACAGATTTATTTGATGTAGATTGGATCCCTACGGTTTAGCCGGGCAATGGCTCACCGATACATTAAACTCTTCCGTGTACACGTACGAGGTGGCACCCGTTTTAACATTAATGGAACAATCTGTGATTACAAAATTACTGAGGATGTTTTACAACGAAGAAATCGGTATTTCTTCTGGAGATGGCCTTTTCTGTCCAGGAGGTTCCTTCTCAAATGGCATTGCTATTAACTTAGCCCGATTTTGGTTCAGGAAGAAAACTCAAAGTGTGAGTATTTAGATCAAGGATCGACATCACAACTGTTTCAGCGCCTCTTTTTATGAACACGTCCAATGCATATCATTGTAtagcaattatatttaatggCATGTTTacatttcagaataaaaatgtaccatCTTCGAATTTAGTGCTCTTCACATCCGAAGATGCGCATTATTCGGTTTTAAAGTGGGCAAACGTTTGTGACGTGGAAGTCATTCTCATCAAGACCGATAATCACGGTAGAATGGATGTTAACGATTTAAGAGCCAACATAATTGAAGAACAAAGAAAGGGGAATTACCCGATTTCTGTTAGCGCCACTGCAGGTATGTTAAGGAACTACATCAAATATTCATGCGCAAACAACGTGGAAATTACATTATGCAAAACACAATATCGAGGAACAGCTctatattgttaataattatgtttttttatgttaatttttagggACGACAGTCCTGGGTGCTTTCGATCCACTAATTGAAATTGCGGACATTTGTCAAGAATTTGATATGTGGCTGCACGTTGATGCAGCCTGGGGAGGTGGTTTAATATTCAGCAAAAGGCATAGCTCTCTTTTGAGAGGAATACAAAGAGCAGACTCTATTCTGTTTAATCCTCACAAATTACTAGCTGTCCCTCAGCAATGTTCGTTGCTTTTAACTAAGCAtcagaacatttttaaagaagCACATTCCAAGCAAGCTCCCTACCTCTTTCAAAAAGATAAGTTCTACCCTGCAGACCTAGATGTTGGGGACAAGTATTTGCAGTGTGGACGCAGACCAGATGTGTTGAAGTTTTGGTTCATGTGGCAGGCTAAGGTAAtcttatatacaaattaattgttagTTAAATTTATTCCCATTTGTCAACAATTCCTTTGCTTAGTCTCagcataaaatattgtctgtgtaaaaattccttttcttgaAGTATTGTGTAGTCTTTTGCATGACATGCTCCGGACACAAGATAAGACCTGCTCGTATGGCATAGAGGTTCCCCTTATTAATCTTTAAGTGTCAACCACTTATGCAAATTTGTCGAAAACTAGCCTTGGTAGCACTTTTTCCCCTGACTTTCCCCTGACCTTCCTTCAATTGTGCATCTTGTACTTTGTGGTAAGCTGCTGCAGCGGTGCACTCCGTACAAGTTAAGGGTCTGTGTGCTGTTTCAAGTGTTTGCCAGTATACTTATGCATACATTAACTTCCCCTGGTAGGAAGAAAGAATGTTCATACTGCACCTATTCATTGGGTTTTCAAGATCATAAAAGAAGctcctgaaattttcaagggGGTCTGTCGATAGCAGGGCATTTAAACCAGAGACTTTCCGTTCCTATCTGTCAATTAAGCATCACCACCATGTTATAGTTTTTAATAGTTTGCcataaatcatatttttttataattttaacaggAAGGTGTTTAGAAGAACAGTATTCTTAGACATGTCAACATTCAGGAGTTGTACTTTCAATCAATtcttcataatttaaaaagatattaagataggtgtaaaataaattaagaaaatacagtatcattattaaattataaagtaaattcTGAAAGTATTCGcattttttaactatttttatgtacatatcTACTGTAATGTCAAATTCATCTCTTCCTAACATACATGACACTATGATGACTGAAGAAAACTGGATTCTACTGATTCATTGTTAATTAgggataaatataaaatacatgttatgTTCTTTTGTTAGTagaatgttataaataatcattgtTAATAGAGTGaataacattgttttttaagtATTCACTGTCTCATCAAGAAAACTTTCACTTCATGAATTGCATGGATGTAGTTTCTCCTTCTAATGCATCATTAAAGCACCAAATGtgctataattaattttattagcatttgaaatgtttccttttatatttatataggaatgatttttgcaattatttatttgtttggttGGTATTATCTATTTAAGTCTGGTGATTATGTGATTCTGTTTTAGGGCGCTTCAggatttgaaaaacatattgACCACTTAATGACACTCTCGGCACTTTTTAAAGAAGAAGTTGAAAATAGAGAAGGCTTTGAGTTAGTGATAGATTCGTGTTTTATAAATGTGTGTTTTTGGTTTATACCGCCATCACTAAGAGGTAAAAATTCATCGTGTAACTACAAGAGCCGATTAAACGACGTAAgtgaaataatgtatttatattgtagTTATAGTTTTATGtaacaatatgaaaataacgaatgaTAAGATTCCTTATCGTTATGAAAAGAACATATTACTAGATGATCTATAGATTTGTATCGAGTTTAAGTTGGTGAGACTGGAATCCCAATGTGGTTGGCAGTACTGATgtacttttttgttttgtgtgCCGCgcgtatttacaaataaatatatttgaaacgtgATAAACACAACACAGTTAATttgagaatgaaaataaaaacaaaggataaatttaattcgcaTCAATAATCAATAATGTCGGCAGTAAGTAATCATAATAGagttttgcaaaatttaaaaaagtagttaCAAGCAGAGATTCAAAAGAGGATTTTAAATTggtgttttttctttaatggaattaagaaatcaattttctagaCAGATGTAAGAagatagaaaatttcaaaaacgatGCCACGggaattacattttgaaaaacaatgttatatttttgtaattttagtaTGAAGTGATTTTATCGACGATAAGTACAACAGGAACTTTCGTTATCTCTTGTAGATATCATGTTATTGATTGTaggtattaaaattgatcgttTAAGTAGATTTCGCTTGTACCAGCAGTTGGTTTAATTCTACTTTATCGTCTGATTCTTACAAGTTcgatatcaaattatttatatacccgaaaaattaaaatttgaatacaaatataaGTTCAACATATCTAATATCTCCTAAGTCTAAAGAATACGTACTCAataaaaagtatgtttttaaatttctgttttttatcAAGGTTGCACCGAAGTTAAAAGAGAAGATGACCAAAAGGGGCAGCCTAATGATCAACTATCAGCCGCTTCATGGAAAACCGAACTTCTTTCGGTTCGTGATACAAAATTCAGGAGTGAATACGCAGGATATTTATTACGTTCTCGACGAGTTGGAGAACCTTGGGGAGACTATTTAAATTTCgcatttattgtataaatcaAGTCACGCATACACAACTgtatacaaaaacaaaaaactatcaacaatacaataaatcaagttaaagtaataaatgaaatatactttaaaggaatattaaaattgaaatcaatatcagtgaaatgaaaatggagtttcatttccattttgcCGTTCTCTTTATACcttgtttacataaatttcaatgttgCGTTATggtgtttaaataaatgcacgtttcgattaaaagctttatttttctacggtAAAAAATGTCCGGTTTATCCGGCGCCACGCGAACAAAGCAACGAATTCTAGCCACGACAATCAATTCCCGCGAGTTAACTGGGCGAAACCTAGCAGCCAGTTGATCTGATTAGGCGAGAGACCGCCACTAAATTTCTGATGCCAAGGTACGAAGTCAATTCGTGACTGCCTTCGTCGCACAGCCCGCGGCGTCGCTTCGTACCCGCCCGACTAATCCTGATACAAGTGACAGCATATAGAGAAGCCctatgtatatttatagaacTACGTTCGTACTATGTAGAACATAATGATTTGCGACCACGGCTGTAGCTCATTCTATCGAAAGAGGCGTCTGCCTGGCGTTGTTTTCGTATAAATCTCTCGATAACGGCGATTCAATTGCCATtcaatttgcaattatacagcACCGATCGTTTCGTACCATATTTtccgataaataattatttctttgaaaccTTGTCGTACGTTCATTCGTTTCGCAATATTTCCATTCGATAGTCCATACGCGTTTAATTGATTTTCAGTCAAGCAGTTGCTGATCGTAGTTAGGGTATATTTTGAGAGAACAGGAAAATGGTACTTGACTGTTTAAGCGATTActgtatgaattttattttatcttttaaaagagataatttaattgtagttttttttttgtctagaAGACCATGGTAAGTGGACACTAATCTGCTCCATTtagatataaaagaaatgataaagaaCCATCCCTTGTTAGGTGATTGACGTTACAGCTACCTGGTGATTCCTTGGTGGTTcacttttttataatttaagaGGTACGAGTATAGTAACGACAAGGttaaagtagaaaataatttaaactacATATAATAGTATAATCTGAATATTATTCACGGTTTCCATAGCGTTCGTAGTTACGTAATTATGTTTTTGttgtgatatttttaatgatcaaaatatttccatttcttttcaCACTTGCCTTTGCGCGGAGGATTATCCAACAAAATGAGATTACTTCGACACGCTTGTCGACTTTGCAACACTTACTACATTTTTGTGGCTTTTCCATCTAAGCTTTATCGTTCATTTAACATATTTGCAACATTCATCAATGAACGTATTTTCATTCGCCGTCGATCAGTTCCATCGCCGCTCTATGACCAAGtatattgtttgtaattatttgaaaatcagaAATTACTTCAatcgtttaataatataacatcTTTTAAATGAACTTAAGTTATCCACCTGTTATTTGTAAATGTGTAAtaatagatatttaaattagcgattcaatattttaattttctttaattttggcaaaattgatttttactCTCTCAAGAGGAGAAATGTCGTATTTC is a window from the Hylaeus volcanicus isolate JK05 chromosome 7, UHH_iyHylVolc1.0_haploid, whole genome shotgun sequence genome containing:
- the LOC128879951 gene encoding protein UXT homolog, which produces MNPDQQQKILKIETFINDVLKEDLAKLEKKLDDKNADIAEFIQLKSIIETLQSNEFDKNGFKTQVDIGQNFFIEAQVPDASTILLDVGLGHYVEFLLNDAITIINVRIKLLEQQIVHFRKQIAMTNSHIKLLLLTIQCL
- the LOC128880353 gene encoding cysteine sulfinic acid decarboxylase-like, encoding MSDWRSIPCVERHKEFLEKLIAALIDCTFQSVSRDNPVSRWREPGHLRDIINFDLEDGPRSQDSLLEIANKVFKYSVKTGHPYFMNQLFSGLDPYGLAGQWLTDTLNSSVYTYEVAPVLTLMEQSVITKLLRMFYNEEIGISSGDGLFCPGGSFSNGIAINLARFWFRKKTQSNKNVPSSNLVLFTSEDAHYSVLKWANVCDVEVILIKTDNHGRMDVNDLRANIIEEQRKGNYPISVSATAGTTVLGAFDPLIEIADICQEFDMWLHVDAAWGGGLIFSKRHSSLLRGIQRADSILFNPHKLLAVPQQCSLLLTKHQNIFKEAHSKQAPYLFQKDKFYPADLDVGDKYLQCGRRPDVLKFWFMWQAKGASGFEKHIDHLMTLSALFKEEVENREGFELVIDSCFINVCFWFIPPSLRGKNSSCNYKSRLNDVAPKLKEKMTKRGSLMINYQPLHGKPNFFRFVIQNSGVNTQDIYYVLDELENLGETI